Proteins from one Astatotilapia calliptera chromosome 8, fAstCal1.2, whole genome shotgun sequence genomic window:
- the LOC113028470 gene encoding myosin phosphatase Rho-interacting protein isoform X2 — translation MSLKDNPCRKFQANIFNKSKCQNCFKPRESHLLNDEDLNQAKPIYAGWLLLAPEGTNFDNPLHRSRKWQRRFFILYEHGLLRYALDEMPSTLPQGTINMNQCSDVIDGESRTGQKNSLCILTPEKEYFIRAECKEIINGWQEALTVYPRTNKQNQKKKRKVDPPTHQGGVTPRQCFSTEDMNGHPEPGPAKVTVTSSSSRGSIPCLPSSIASAERVPMSRATLWQEEPRWSRATIPCSRSASCLSQLGHSQPDSSITTQDDGGTVSSGRKVRVESGYFSLEKTKSEPSPQSAHHSQPPQHLPLSSSASSSSLGAPSSRYNSESEPQTSPHQPSQDPLPSPGSLVSPSYSTISSSQSSLDSDPSGATSTWEGHNGGGGGRVGCSGREYAALADVPRARRLSYREAFRSEKKRQDLRARTRSPGREEVARLFGEERRRSQIIERFEDGQHVERMETNGSDPSANSVLIQRQGRSERRYLANKHEMSLDSAKDRSVPDVSSSTLANLRRAKSLDRRATESSMTPDLLNFKKGWMTKLYEDGVWKKHWFVLTDQTLRYYKDSIAEEASEMDGEIDLSTCYDVKEFPVQRNYGFQILCKEGACTLSAMTSGIRRNWIQAIMKNVRPTIAPDVTRSLPDEKIKSQVMLDPDPSHNPEIPKSDGQRQPSGNNASAPASEPRKSRVRERRREGRSKTFDWTEFKMERKEKPVKERADTVDLSSSFSTTSSYCSASSSPSSLASSPVSSSSLQTSSASAAHPPSITEEAEKENVNGGTSSTARTPNTVTVTVISTLNATSPVQQPTPGIQEQGKMEVDHPAAISPASEDKDSRSSDVQDEIEQRWHQVETTPLREEKQVPITTALGNSERLPAHELAALLDKELGQKQKELDQLQKQNNLLKEQLENALVREQSAREGYVLQSATPPTSSPHRVPWQHLHRLNQDLQGELESQKRKQDLAQQQIRTLKRSYTEAQDAVERHESDIQALQSKLASAMAEILASEQAVARMRNELRLEQERSKEHEEEYSHSEATLRAQLKDSEDRLREVEANLLERNQALRQLERQQALQRDHVREIQRLQEKLQEVTARLTATEEGQALKDERLKQEQHSMQESHERERQNLCKRLAEAETAHKKVEDRLFEAEQQVEALLRGRRASGGTECKQEMLKLQEELAQKADMVESLKESVRRLEEEKGHLTCRCQELINQIAEADREVNKLRSRLETEEADYYTLEHSYERATQEFQKMSQFLREKEEEVRQTKEMYERLMERKEEDLKEALIKMTALGNSLEETELKLQAKEELLCQMTQSLLDKVEPCNAEKDLQAKLVVAEDRIAELEQHLNALQLGYANLHMERQQIPEQSEEERTSPSSLSNAELSLDNTSTTESSPDDKESQAKRPRIRFSSIQCQKYVNIEVLDTSQKMNQDVAEDIELTEGTATPDFTAPHANDPEKFISIIHALETKLLATEDKLRNLTQNLDRQRSTQAEDLSDIDLKIGEKDSCPEKETSDASGIQSSAGIKHCTNALVCVENGREKVRAILSGSHETDTQLHSLCEIEKDLFNASLYLQRGQKMLEEQSPAFHPNQTPETVDKEAMHLFAKTLSFEAMVLNKMALLIQTSKSDLLQALTEIWEDIEHIKRSDKDCLAVVYADVLTRKLILESGFWKELEKAETDVAKSKEGGVLDDVDVDAKVAFNNFIKAELAYSIQNLKLCYEEKFKILKRELAVAHKNLYEREMALKAIIEASKRPDLKTVIKEVKNNFGFNKQKLADIHPPELAPYMEQIEIEEARDLAEEIVDRHLAGEMPSCGIDSVESLQNAHESLANELQRQAAILHKYAQELESGESNPGLSKMIRSLLGHQTSHIFTSTSLCMREALTQAQVAYVACRLRAMHEQDLGYCKQTSQTMDDLVQQHARSVTAIQEKYEESLQEERRNFKQMVESLQKENQTLKSEISKRVNQLSQQQVVFLEKEFQKETEDLKQKHQRELSRAEQGCASTELALMEAAADSQQKLEVLLADMDTMEERHESHVRKLEEQFEMRVCELQHIHKDNIEKLRSEYVENIQSLKDHRSYDQNPEVSQPPPYEEAATPMEEEEQGKGDDVQHISEVDSMVVLKDRIQELETQMNNMRDELENKHLEGDVASLREKYQRDFESLKATCERGFAAMEETHQKVIEDLQRQHQREISKLMEERERLLAEETAATIAAIEAMKNAHKEELEKTQRSQISGLNSDIDELRLQYEEELQSIQRELEVLSEQYSQKCLENAHLAQALEAERQALRQCQRENQELNAHNQELNNRLTVEISRMRSCFSGETAHSSLSQGKDVYELEVLLRIKESEIQYLKQEIHSLKDELQSALRDKKYATDKYKDIYTELSIVKAKADCDISKLKEKLLIATEALGERTVDGTVTSGYDIMKSKSNPDFMKKEQSASSRHSRGLRSKSLKEGLTVQERMKLFEAKDSRKI, via the exons GGTGGAGTAACTCCAAGACAGTGTTTTTCCACTGAGGACATGAATGGGCACCCA GAGCCCGGCCCAGCTAAGGTAACAgtgaccagcagcagcagcaggggcaGCATCCCATGCCTGCCCAGCAGTATTGCCAGCGCCGAGCGGGTGCCAATGAGCCGCGCCACTCTGTGGCAGGAAGAGCCCCGCTGGAGCAGGGCCACCATCCCCTGCAGCCGCAGTGCCTCCTGTCTCAGCCAGCTGGGCCACAGTCAGCCAGACTCCAGTATCACTACTCAAGATG aTGGTGGCACTGTGAGCAGTGGACGTAAGGTACGAGTTGAGAGTGGGTACTTCTCCCTGGAGAAGACCAAGTCGGAGCCTTCTCCACAGTCTGCACATCACTCACAGCCACCCCAGCATCTGCCCCTCTCCTCTTCagcatcttcctcctctttagGAGCTCCCAGTTCCAGGTACAACTCTGAATCAGAACCCCAGACTTCCCCTCATCAACCCTCCCAAGACCCTCTCCCCTCTCCAGGTTCACTTGTCTCCCCAAGCTACTCCACCATCAGCTCTTCTCAGAGCTCTCTGGACTCTGATCCCAGTGGAGCTACATCCACTTGGGAGGGGCACAATGGTGGCGGGGGCGGCCGAGTCGGCTGTTCCGGCAGGGAGTACGCAGCACTGGCAGATGTGCCCCGGGCCCGCAGACTGAGCTACCGAGAAGCTTTCCGCTCAGAGAAGAAGCGCCAAGACCTGAGGGCGCGGACACGGAGCCCCGGGAGAGAGGAGGTGGCTCGGCTGTTTGGGGAGGAGCGCAG GCGATCTCAAATCATTGAGCGGTTCGAGGATGGTCAGCATGTTGAGCGCATGGAGACAAACGGCTCTGATCCTTCTGCTAACTCCGTGCTGATCCAGAGACAGGGACGCAGCGAGAGACGTTATTTGGCTAATAAACAT gaGATGTCACTAGATTCAGCAAAGGACCGTTCAGTTCCTGATGTATCCAGTTCCACTTTGGCCAACTTAAGAAGGGCCAAATCATTGGACCGCAGAGCAACTGAGTCCTCGATGACT CCCGATCTGCTGAACTTTAAAAAAGGATGGATGACAAAGCTATATGAAGATGGAGTG TGGAAGAAGCACTGGTTTGTCCTGACAGATCAGACTTTGAGGTACTATAAGGATTCAATAGCTGAGGAG GCTTCAGAAATGGACGGTGAGATTGACCTTTCTACGTGCTACGATGTCAAAGAGTTTCCCGTTCAAAGGAATTACGGTTTCCAAATCCTG tgtaaaGAAGGAGCGTGCACCCTGTCAGCGATGACCTCTGGAATCCGTCGTAACTGGATTCAGGCGATCATGAAGAACGTGCGACCCACTATCGCCCCCGATGTCACCCG ATCACTCCCTGATGAGAAGATAAAATCTCAGGTGATGTTGGACCCTGATCCAAGCCATAATCCAGAAATCCCTAAGTCTGATGGGCAGAGGCAGCCATCTGGTAACAATGCCTCTGCCCCTGCCTCTGAGCCACGCAAAAGCAGAGTTCGTGAGCGCAGACGAGAGGGCCGCTCAAAAACTTTCGACTGGACTGAGTTCAAAATGGAACGGAAGGAAAAGCCCGTAAAAGAACGAGCAGACACAGTTGACCTCAGCTCATCGTTCTCCACAACCTCCTCCTACTGTTCTGcctcctcttctccctcctccttGGCGTCATCTCCggtctcttcttcctccctccAAACCTCATCTGCATCAGCTGCTCACCCACCTTCAATTacagaagaagcagaaaaggAGAACGTTAATGGGGGAACTAGCAGTACAGCTCGCACACCAAATACTGTTACTGTAACGGTGATTTCAACGCTAAATGCTACATCACCAGTACAGCAACCAACACCTGGAATCCAAGAGCAAGGAAAGATGGAAGTGGATCACCCTGCTGCCATTAGTCCAGCCAGTGAAGACAAAGACAGCAGAAGCTCAGATGTTCAGGATGAGATTGAGCAGCGATGGCATCAAGTGGAGACAACACCATTAAGGGAAGAGAAGCAAGTACCGATCACCACTGCCTTAGGAAACTCTGAGAGACTGCCAGCGCATGAGCTTGCTGCTCTGCTAGACAAAGAG TTGGGACAGAAGCAGAAGGAGCTGGACCAACTGCAGAAGCAGAACAACCTCTTAAAGGAGCAACTAGAAAATGCGCTAGTGAGAGAGCAAAGTGCCAGGGAGGGCTATGTACTGCAG AGCGCAACACCTCCTACGTCTTCACCGCACAGAGTGCCATGGCAACACTTGCACAGGCTTAATCAAGATTTACAGGGTGAACTGGAGTCCCAGAAGCGCAAGCAGGACCTTGCACAGCAACAGATCCGGACATTGAAGAGAAGCTACACCGAAGCCCAGGATGCCGTAGAGCGCCACGAGTCCGATATTCAGGCTTTGCAGTCTAAACTTGCATCTGCAATGGCGGAAATTTTAGCAAGTGAACAGGCTGTGGCCCGGATGCGGAATGAGCTCAGGCTAGAGCAGGAGCGCTCAAAAGAACACGAAGAAGAATACAGTCATAGTGAGGCTACCCTACGAGCCCAGCTGAAGGACAGTGAAGACAGACTCCGTGAAGTAGAAGCTAACCTCCTGGAGAGAAACCAGGCCCTCAGGCAGCTGGAGCGCCAGCAGGCACTGCAGCGAGACCACGTGAGGGAGATACAGAGGTTGCAGGAGAAGCTGCAAGAAGTGACTGCTCGACTAACTGCTACAGAAGAGGGTCAGGCGCTGAAAGACGAGCGCCTTAAGCAGGAACAGCATAGCATGCAAGAGAGTcatgaaagagagagacagaatctGTGCAAAAGATTAGCTGAAGCTGAAACTGCACACAAGAAAGTAGAGGACAGGCTGTTTGAGGCTGAGCAGCAGGTAGAGGCCTTGTTAAGGGGTAGGCGGGCCTCAGGAGGTACAGAATGCAAGCAGGAAATGCTGAAGTTGCAAGAAGAGCTGGCTCAAAAGGCTGACATGGTTGAGTCACTGAAGGAAAGTGTCCGTAgactggaagaagaaaaaggacatCTTACGTGTCGTTGTCAGGAACTCATCAACCAGATTGCTGAAGCAGACCGTGAAGTGAACAAGCTTCGCTCTCGCCTGGAAACAGAAGAAGCAGATTACTACACCTTGGAGCATTCATATGAGAGGGCTACCCAAGAGTTTCAGAAAATGAGCCAGTTCcttagagaaaaagaggaggaggtcCGGCAGACTAAGGAGATGTACGAGAGACTGATGGAACGCAAGGAGGAGGACCTAAAAGAAGCACTTATTAAAATGACTGCACTTGGCAACAGCTTAGAGGAAACTGAGCTGAAGCTGCAAGCCAAGGAGGAGCTTCTCTGTCAAATGACTCAAAGCCTCTTGGACAAAGTTGAGCCTTGTAATGCTGAGAAGGATCTGCAAGCCAAGCTTGTGGTTGCAGAGGACCGCATTGCAGAGCTGGAGCAGCACCTCAATGCCCTACAGCTGGGGTATGCTAATCTACACATGGAAAGGCAGCAAATCCCAGAACAGAGTGAGGAGGAAAGAACATCACCCTCCTCGTTATCAAACGCAGAGCTTTCTTTAGACAATACATCCACAACAGAGAGCTCCCCAGACGATAAGGAGTCTCAAGCTAAGAGACCAAGGATACGTTTTTCGAGTATTCAGTGTCAAAAATATGTCAATATCGAGGTCCTGGACACTAGTCAAAAAATGAATCAGGATGTAGCTGAAGACATTGAGTTAACTGAAGGAACAGCTACTCCTGACTTCACAGCCCCACATGCTAATGACCCAGAGAAGTTTATCTCTATCATACATGCTCTTGAAACAAAACTGCTCGCCACAGAAGATAAGCTAAGAAACCTAACACAAAATCTGGATAGGCAACGATCCACCCAAGCAGAGGACTTGTCCGATATAGATTTAAAGATCGGCGAAAAGGATTCTTGCCCAGAGAAAGAGACTAGTGATGCAAGTGGTATACAGAGTAGTGCTGGCATTAAGCATTGTACCAATGCCCTTGTATGTGTGGAAAATGGTCGAGAAAAAGTTAGGGCTATTCTCAGTGGCTCACATGAAACAGATACACAGCTGCACTCATTGTGTGAGATAGAGAAGGATTTGTTCAATGCATCGCTGTACCTTCAACGGGGACAAAAGATGTTGGAAGAGCAATCACCAGCTTTCCATCCAAATCAAACCCCAGAGACTGTAGATAAAGAGGCAATGCACCTTTTTGCCAAAACTTTGTCCTTTGAGGCGATGGTTTTGAACAAGATGGCTTTGTTAATACAAACGTCAAAGTCTGACCTCCTGCAGGCTCTTACTGAGATCTGGGAGGACATTGAGCACATTAAAAGGAGTGACAAAGATTGCTTGGCTGTAGTTTATGCCGATGTCTTGACCAGGAAGCTGATTTTAGAAAGTGGGTTCTGGAAAGAACTTGAGAAAGCAGAGACGGATGTTGCTAAATCCAAAGAGGGTGGTGTATTAGATGATGTAGATGTTGATGCCAAAGTTGCCTTCAACAACTTCATTAAAGCAGAATTGGCCTACTCAATTCAAAATCTTAAGCTTTGCTATGAGGAGAAATTCAAAATACTTAAAAGGGAGCTAGCTGTAGCTCATAAAAACCTCTATGAAAGGGAAATGGCTTTGAAAGCAATTATTGAAGCCTCTAAAAGGCCTGATTTGAAAACTGTCATAAAAGAAGTCAAAAACAACTTTGGATTCAACAAACAAAAGCTGGCGGACATTCACCCTCCCGAGCTTGCTCCGTACATGGAGCAGATCGAAATAGAAGAAGCTAGAGACTTGGCTGAGGAAATCGTAGACAGACACTTGGCTGGTGAAATGCCCTCTTGTGGCATTGACTCTGTTGAATCACTGCAAAATGCTCATGAAAGCCTGGCTAATGAACTTCAAAGACAAGCAGCGATCCTCCACAAGTATGCCCAAGAACTAGAAAGTGGCGAAAGCAATCCCGGACTGTCTAAAATGATCCGATCTCTTCTAGGACACCAAACTTCACATATTTTCACAAGTACCTCTCTTTGTATGCGTGAAGCCCTCACCCAGGCTCAAGTGGCATATGTGGCATGTAGGTTACGGGCCATGCATGAACAAGATTTAGGCTATTGTAAACAGACCAGTCAAACTATGGATGATCTCGTGCAGCAGCATGCACGCAGTGTCACAGCAATccaagaaaaatatgaagagtcTTTACAAGAGGAGCGCCGGAACTTCAAGCAAATGGTGGAATCTCTCCAGAAGGAAAATCAGACACTTAAGAGTGAGATTAGCAAACGTGTGAATCAGCTCTCGCAGCAGCAAGTGGTCTTCTTAGAGAAAGAGTTTCAGAAAGAGACGGAAGACCTGAAGCAGAAGCATCAAAGGGAGCTGAGCCGAGCAGAACAAGGCTGTGCCtcaacagagctggccctcatggaagcagcagctgacagtcaACAAAAGTTAGAGGTTCTGCTAGCAGACATGGACACAATGGAGGAGAGGCACGAGAGTCATGTGAGGAAGCTCGAGGAGCAGTTTGAAATGAGGGTTTGCGAGCTCCAGCATATCCACAAGGACAACATCGAAAAGTTACGTTCAGAGTATGTGGAGAACATTCAGAGTCTCAAAGATCACCGATCTTACGATCAAAACCCTGAGGTCTCACAGCCACCTCCTTATGAGGAGGCCGCTACGCCAATGGAAGAGGAAGAGCAGGGAAAAGGGGACGATGTACAGCACATATCAGAGGTCGACTCCATGGTGGTTCTGAAAGACCGCATTCAAGAACTGGAGACTCAGATGAATAATATGAGGGACGAACTGGAGAACAAACACCTTGAAGGAGATGTGGCCAGCCTGAGAGAGAAATACCAGAGAGACTTTGAAAGCCTCAAG GCCACATGTGAGCGTGGCTTTGCCGCAATGGAGGAGACACACCAGAAGGTGATCGAAGACCTCCAGAGGCAGCATCAGAGGGAGATTTCCAAGCTCATGGAAGAGCGAGAGAGGCTATTGGCTGAGGAGACGGCTGCCACGATTGCTG CTATTGAAGCTATGAAGAATGCGCACAAGGAGGAACTGGAAAAAACCCAGCGCTCCCAAATAAGCGGACTGAACTCTGACATTGATGAACTACGCTTACAATACGA GGAGGAGCTGCAGTCCATCCAGAGAGAACTGGAGGTGCTGTCAGAGCAGTACTCTCAGAAATGTCTAGAGAACGCTCACCTGGCTCAGGCGCTGGAGGCCGAGAGGCAGGCCCTCAGGCAGTGTCAGAGAGAGAACCAGGAACTAAATGCACACAACCAG GAATTAAATAACCGGCTGACTGTAGAGATCTCTCGGATGCGCTCCTGTTTTAGTGGGGAAACCGCTCACTCATCACTTTCCCAGGGCAAAGATGTGTATGAACTGGAG GTATTGTTACGAATAAAGGAGTCGGAGATCCAGTATCTCAAACAAGAAATCCACTCTCTGAAAGACGAGCTACAGTCTGCTTTAAGG GACAAGAAATATGCCACAGACAAATATAAGGACATCTACACAGAACTCAGCATtgtaaaagcaaaagcagacTGCGACATCAGCAAACTGAAGGAGAAGTTGCTCATTGCCACAGAAGCTTTAGGTGAGAGGACTGTCGATGGAACAGTTACATCTGGATATG aTATCATGAAGTCCAAAAGTAACCCAGATTTCATGAAAAAAGAACAGTCGGCGAGCTCCAGGCATTCACGAGGTTTAAGGTCAAAG AGCCTGAAAGAGGGACTCACCGTGCAGGAGCGCATGAAGCTTTTTGAGGCAAAAGATTCCAGAAAGATTTAA